The proteins below are encoded in one region of Bacillus horti:
- a CDS encoding ABC transporter ATP-binding protein, whose amino-acid sequence MKKWLSLQQRFLWLRKHLSHLKWPLLLSLLIHIIYMLTDFVIIGVQKWIIDDVFMEGDYTSLWTYILIFATGIISFLLLNPINAYFRDRVYNKPLLGLSTDLMKHIQSLVYGKFQQERTARYVYYFTQDVRQSSELIAKQIPVGIQQMLKVILLMIIIGWASPSILALILFLSCLYIFIGRIFAPRMKKLHGQVQEDKSNLLVHIEEGISSTREVIAFHRLKWEMAIYNRLFKKYFDTVVREGKEENKHLFLSEPLKWGVTLVVLAYGGYLVIEGSLTLGMFIIVYQFSSQLMEALQMLFQFLLNVSGRFAHIARLDELFKQDKMKDGTLPLKEDIDTISFKQVSFTYDSQLPNVLNQINISMKKGQKIAFVGRSGGGKSTIAQLLIRNFEPSKGEVLVNGYSLSELKREEWLDKIAIVFQEPYLYQGTLLANLALGKEEFSMEDIEQACRQAHIHTFIQGLPDGYQTVIGERGVTLSGGQKQRIALARALLLKPEILILDEATSALDMETERIVQQNLDQAMQHGITIVIAHRLSTIENADRIHVLDQGEIAETGSHQSLLKEEGLYQGMYVEHSFSKG is encoded by the coding sequence ATGAAAAAATGGCTTTCGCTTCAGCAACGCTTTTTGTGGCTACGAAAACACCTTTCCCACTTAAAATGGCCATTGCTTCTGTCCTTGCTTATTCACATTATTTATATGCTTACTGACTTTGTTATTATAGGAGTACAGAAATGGATCATTGATGATGTTTTCATGGAAGGAGATTATACTTCTCTTTGGACCTATATCTTAATATTTGCCACTGGGATTATCAGCTTCCTGCTCTTAAATCCTATCAATGCTTATTTCCGAGACCGGGTATACAACAAGCCACTCCTTGGACTTTCCACTGACCTAATGAAGCATATTCAAAGCTTAGTTTACGGGAAATTCCAGCAGGAACGCACCGCTCGCTATGTTTATTATTTTACTCAGGATGTTCGTCAAAGCTCTGAGCTAATCGCAAAGCAGATACCAGTAGGTATTCAACAAATGTTAAAGGTCATCCTTTTGATGATTATCATTGGCTGGGCTAGCCCTAGTATCTTAGCCCTTATCCTATTCCTTAGCTGTCTATATATTTTTATTGGTAGAATCTTTGCCCCAAGGATGAAAAAACTGCATGGACAGGTGCAGGAAGATAAGTCAAATCTGTTAGTTCATATTGAAGAGGGGATATCTTCAACTAGGGAAGTGATTGCCTTTCATCGGCTTAAATGGGAAATGGCGATCTATAACCGTTTGTTTAAAAAATACTTCGATACCGTTGTCCGAGAAGGAAAAGAGGAAAACAAGCATTTATTCTTAAGTGAGCCTTTAAAATGGGGAGTTACTTTAGTCGTCTTAGCGTATGGAGGATATTTGGTCATAGAGGGATCATTAACGCTCGGGATGTTTATTATTGTTTATCAATTCTCCTCTCAATTGATGGAGGCTCTCCAAATGCTGTTCCAGTTCCTGCTTAATGTGTCAGGTCGTTTTGCCCATATTGCAAGACTGGATGAGCTGTTTAAGCAAGATAAAATGAAGGACGGGACACTTCCCTTAAAAGAGGATATTGATACGATTTCCTTCAAACAGGTCTCTTTTACTTACGACAGTCAGCTCCCTAACGTGCTTAATCAGATAAACATCTCCATGAAAAAAGGACAAAAGATAGCATTTGTAGGGAGAAGTGGTGGTGGGAAATCAACCATTGCCCAGCTTTTAATTAGAAACTTTGAACCTTCTAAGGGAGAAGTCCTTGTTAATGGATACTCTTTAAGTGAGCTCAAAAGGGAAGAATGGTTGGATAAGATCGCTATTGTCTTCCAAGAGCCCTATCTCTACCAAGGTACCCTGCTAGCTAATTTAGCACTAGGCAAGGAGGAGTTCTCTATGGAGGACATTGAACAAGCCTGCCGCCAAGCTCATATTCATACGTTTATTCAGGGTTTACCTGATGGTTATCAGACAGTTATTGGAGAAAGAGGGGTTACTCTTTCTGGCGGGCAGAAGCAGAGGATTGCTTTAGCCAGAGCTCTGTTACTGAAGCCAGAAATCTTAATTCTAGATGAGGCCACCTCTGCGTTAGATATGGAAACGGAAAGGATCGTGCAGCAAAATTTAGACCAAGCCATGCAGCACGGCATAACGATAGTCATTGCTCATCGACTATCAACCATTGAAAACGCGGATAGGATTCATGTATTGGATCAAGGGGAGATAGCCGAAACTGGTTCTCATCAATCCTTATTGAAGGAAGAGGGACTCTATCAAGGAATGTATGTAGAGCACTCTTTTTCTAAAGGGTAA